The Malaclemys terrapin pileata isolate rMalTer1 chromosome 2, rMalTer1.hap1, whole genome shotgun sequence nucleotide sequence TGGACTCATCTCCTCCCCGTTGCAGGCAGCTCACCCCCATCAACGCATGGAAACCCTCAGCCTCTTCTTCCTTCCCTAGTCCAGGCAGGCACACACCTCTGGGCCCGGGGGATGTAGCTACTAGGAATCCGGGAGCAGGAGCTTTCCTTCCTGCTCACTGGTCCAGGACCAACGCAGGAGGGTCTGAGGGCATTTGGACTGGTCCCACTAGCAAGTTTCTCTGACAGGCAAATGCCCCAGCTTTGGCCCGCAACGCTTGCCTCTCACCTTACTGATTATGTGAGtgttaattatgtaaagtgttCAAAAGTCTCCAGGCTCAGCAATTCTACACTTTCATTGGTCCCTCCTGCCTGTTCAaacaccccctcccgccccaagcaaaacCCCAGCCTGTTAACCACTGCCCTCGGCCCTGGGAGAAATATCATCCACAAGGAAGAGAAATGCTGTAGTGTGGGACTGCCCCGCTGCTCCCAGAACACACTGGACTCAGTGCAGTGTTCCCAGCCAGTCTCACGGGGAGGAGGCAGCTCCCCTGTCCCTGCCCAGAACTAAGAGCTCAGGGGGTCTGGACCACAGGCTGGTTGAGTTTTAACTCTCTCCATCGAGGCTGCAGGTGGGTGGGTGGCATAAGCAGGGCAATGACTGTTTCAGGGAACCTGGGAGCTGCATGCAAAGGGATGGAGACAAGTTAGGGGGTGATGAACTTCTGCCACAGCCTATGGCCACAGGGATCATTCAGTACACTACCTCCAGCACAGTCACACACTCCGGCTCACGAGCACAGCCGTGGTGGGCGTATCTGACCCTCAAACCAACTCGGAACCTCCCGAGCGGTCCCAGCTGGAGGAGGCCTGCACCTTCCAGCCACTGCTAACACTGGACACTCTCTCTTCCCCACGTCCCCGAACACGGCATTTCTGACAGTTCAGGCGAGACAGCAACAAGGCTGCTGAAAGCCCTGCCTGTGCAATGGGGCCTACATCAGCTATGGACCAAGGAAAGGGGTGAGGTGGTTACCTTGATCAGAGGGAGCCTTTGCAgaaattggggggcgggggagccttttaaataaaacaacaacccacaaacCTATTTTACATGTTTCAAGCAGGATCAAATGGTTTTACGCCATTCCTAAGAGAAAGCAGCCAGCCTCAGTGATCAGCATCACCCCCTCAGCAGTCTGGAGGCACAGCCGGTCATTTGTTCTCTCAGCCCCCAGGATGAGTGAGCTCCCGTCCCAACTGGCCTAAGCTCACCTCCGATGCATCGATTCGTTTTTTGTAAGTCATGGACCAGTCCACACCTGGACACAAACAGGATGCACATTCCACTGCACTCAGATGTGGCCAACACGGCAGGAGAAATCCACAGAGCCGCGCCAGCATGAATGAGAAGGGGCTACAGCTCCATAGATTTGAATTTAgcagttctgctttctttcacaGCTCACTCTCCCCTCAGtaactcacctctgctccacacAGTCTCTCGCCCCCACAGCACACAGGTTTTGCCAGTTATTTTTTCACAATTCACATTTAGACGATCATTGAACACCATATTATTTTGATGACGACTTTTTTGGTGCCTTAGAATCAGGCAGTGAGCCCCACATGTCCCAGCACACTGGCTAGGACCTGCTCTCCAGGCAGCTCAGAGATAAGCAGCTGATAAGTTTTtatcaataaaatgttttttcctctACAGCAACTACATTTCCTCTCTCAGCAGGTGAATGCTCAAGTCTTGGACTGCCTCCTTTTACTTCCTTCTTGGGAGGGGTCTAGAGCAAACGCAGCCCTTCTTGGTGCAGCCCCCAGGCTCCCTGCTTAACAGGACATAGCTCCCTGGCAATTTTACGAAAATGCCCCCAGAGCAACTGGCTCCACATGGATTCCCGGATGTCTAATAAGTGTTGAGCGCCACCTAAACCTTTGCTCACAACTGGGACATTTATAGGGCCTCTCGCtcgtgtgggttctctgatgggCTGTGAGGGACGATTTCTGGCTGAAGcctttcctgcacaccacacatTTGTAGGGTTTCTCCCCAGTGTGGATTCGCTGATGCTCGGTCAGGTTCGAGCTGCTgttgaagctcttcccgcagGCGCTACATTTGTAGGGTCTGTCCTCCAGGTGGATAACCTGGTGTCAGAGAAGCTCTGCGCTTCGCTGAAAGCCTTTCCCACACGCGCTGCACCCATAGGGCCTGTTCCCCGTGTGGCTCCTCTGATGGGCAAGGAGGGATTTGCTCTGACCGAAGCTCTTCTCGCACCCGGAGCAGGTccagggtctctctcccgtgtgcaTTATTTGATGCTGAACGAGAGCCGAGCTGTGACTGAAGCCTTTCCCACACTCAGTGCATTTGTAAGGTCTCTGCCCCGTATGGCTCATCTGGTGAACGAGGAGGGTAGTGCTCCAGTTGAAGCGCTCTCCACATTCCCTGCACTGATGGGGTCTCTCGCCTGGGTGGATCCTCCGGTGAGCTCCAAGGGTTGAGCTCCAAGAGAAGCTCTTCCCACACTCGGAGCACATGTAGGGCCGCTTGCCGGTGTGGAGTCCCTGATGTCTGATCAGTTCTGAGCTCTGCCCAAAGGCCTTGCCCCAGTCGGCACACTCGTACCTTTTCTCCGCCCAGTGGATTCTCTGGGGTCTGGCAAAGGCAGAGCGCTGCTGGAAGCTCTCCCCACAGTCAGTGGGATGGCGGGGGATCTGCTCAGCGTGGCTCCTCTGGTGTCTCAGGAGTGCTGAGCTCAGCCGGAAGCTCCTCCCACAGGCAATGCATTTGTAGGGCGTGTTTCCCATACAGTTTCTCTGGTATTTGAGAAGGGCTGGGCGCTGCCAAGAGCTTTTGCCCCATTCACCACATGTCTACGGTCTCTCTCTCCTGAGTTGGGCTCGGTGCACAGCCACATCTTCGCACTTCTTAAGACACCTCTCGCAGAGAGTGGATTTGCCTCTCCGGTCCCCTGTGGATTCTCTCTGCTGCATTGGTAACCCGTGCTGACTTCCACCGTCTTTTCCCTGGTCCAGGCTCTGGGGAACATTGCCCATGGAGCAGTCTGACAACACCTCATTGGCTCTCACCTTTCCAGCATCTTCCCGCCGCGTTTTCTCACTCTCCAGCCCGCCATCTGCGGAGCGGAGAGAGGGACCCGGGCTCGCTCACGTCCGGCACTCAGGGGATCTCGGAAAGGAAAACGGCCAAGCGCAGGGCAGAACCACGTGAAATGCTAAGAAGCGCCACGTCCGAACGGCAATtccccccccggggcagcccgAGGGGCACGCGCTGAACGCGGGCCCAGGGTCACTCCGGGGTGGGGAGCCGCGTCTGCGCTACTAGACggcgcgcggggccgggccgggccaggggcctcCAGGCTTCGGGTCTCCTCCGGCCTCCACTTACCAGGGACAAGCCGCTCCcgggagcccggctggggccggTCTGGCTcgggccccccccccctccccacgctcgggcccccccccctccccacgctcgggccccggccccggccccacgcgGGACTGAGCGCGGAGCCGCCCCCCGGGACACGGCTCGGGCCGGGCGCGCGGCGGCCCCGGGTCTCCGGTCCCGCTTCCCCCCGGAGGGGCGGGGGGCCTTCGGCCGGTACCGCGGGAGGCTCCGCCCCCTCCGGGCCGGCCCGTAGAGGCCGCTCACAGCCACACCGGAAGTGACTCCACCCGGAAGGGATGCCGGGGTGGACGCGTTTCTCTCAGCCCCGCCCACTTCCGCTCGCCTGGGGGGGCACAAAGAGCCGGGAGGGCGCATGCGCCCCGCTCCTGGCCACGCGCGTCCCGGCCCCGTGGCGCGGGCAATGCgagcggggccggcagcggcGCCCCCCCGCCCGTGGGCCCGGGCACGCCAggctctgcctgagcccctggcTCCGGGGCTGCCGGCCCCGCGGGGGGCGCCCCGAGACCCGTCCGTGGGCTGCCGGGGTCACGCCGCATTGCTGGGGCCgcccagctcggggggggggtcccaggagaccCCCAGCCGGGCGTTATTTGTAACTCGGTCAATACTCAGCGGTGATTTGCTCCCGCccccctggcctggggggggCGTGTCAGCCCCATaccggggggggggttcagggagcgCGAAGCCTCTGGCCCAAGAGTGGGGGGTCCCTGTCCCCAACCCCGAGCTCTCCCGACGCGGGGTGACCACCACTGCCCCGCACAGACACGCGCGCTCACATCTCCGTCCCCAAGGGCGGCCAAGCCACCGACCCCAAAGCTTGACGCGGGGCAATGGGAACGCACTGATCCCCTGTGCTGGACCGTCGGAGTCAATACAGCCAACCCTTCCCCATTCTCCTGGGGTGCGAGAGTGGGGACTTCACACTGCGGTTGAGATCTTGGCCTTGGTTCACCTCTCCTGCCCATTGTGCTTTCCCACCTGCCCTTGAaagtaacaaggagtctggtggcaccttaaagactaacagatttatttgggcataagctttcatgagtaaaaacctcacttcttcggatgcatccgaagaagtgaggtttttactcatgaaagcttatgcccaaataaatctgttagtctttaaggtgccaccagactccttgttgtttttgtagatacagactaacacggctacccccttatACTTGCCCTTGAAAGTGCATCTCTCCCATGTCTGAGAAAACACGTTCACTACTACATGTGTCAGATAAACACTTAAAACCAATCCAGATTAACATGCGTCAGTTGTGTCAGTGGTGCAAATTGTGTGCTGTGTGACTTCCCAACCTGCTGACCTGAAATTGGGATGCCAAAGGCAAATCTCTGATGAATCACCCTTCCCAGGTATATGCAAAAGCTGCTGCCCACCCCTCTGAACCTACAACACAAGATCCAGACCCAAACCGAGGGACCAAAGGGGGGTGTGAAGGGATTTATACAGGagactgaggagaggctgagggaactgggattgtttaatcatagaatatcaggatggagctcggctgttctcagtggtggcagatgacagaacaaggagcaatggtctcaagttgcagtgggggaggtttggaatcatagaagatcagggttggaagggacctcaggaggtatctagtccaaccccctgttcaaagcaggaccaaccccaactaaatcatcccagccagggctttgtcaagcctgaccttaaaaaacctCTGGTTTTATACTCCTGCCGATTACCACCCTCTCTTAGCAGAAATCTATAGCAATAGTGAAGACCCTAGTTGACTTCATGGAGTATCTGGCACATCGCTCTTTtcagggtcaaaagaagggattTTAGGGTAGGGATTTTGTTTCGCTCTCTATTTGTCGGGTTTGGGGGGGTTGGTCGGGGTTAATTGGGTAGAAGGGAGGGTCGTTAGGAGTCATTCTTCTAATGGAAAAGCCTTTTGAAGAGGAAAGCTTTGCTGTGTTTCCCACCGACTCAAGACTTTAGATTCACCCGATTGCCTCCGGAAGTTTGCTCCATACCTGAAGCTCCTGGACGGGATGCTTTGTCCTGTGCTGGGTGACCTGCGTTGGCTCAAACACAGCTGTCATGGTGGTTCATAGATCAAACTTCAGTCTTGCACAGAGCTGGAGCGTTATCCATTCATTGaacttttctttctgtttataATAATCTCTCCGCACCTGCTGCGCGGCCTGTTTCCCTGTGGGCGTCCCAGCACTCAGTGTAATCTTCGTGCTGCTCTTTGCATGCAACACAGCTAAcgtctggggggcaggggttaatgAAAAGAAACTCTCAGCACTGCcaagcctggggggcagggaaatgaCGGGGTGGTGCAGGCCAGGGGCTGGAACAGTTTGTgtagtgggggggctgagagccattgaaccaaactgggaATCCTGgatatgatagaaaccacttcagatttggaggtgctgcagccccctcctatccctagttccagcatctgtgGGCGCAGCCTCTGGGCCCCACAGCTGGATGAGATCAGCATGGCCAGTTGCAGAACTGGAGGCCAAGGGCCCCGGCTTCGAAGGTCACTGGAGGCAGAATGCCCTTGGCGCTCTCACACCTCAAGGCTGGCCCAAGCAGGGCCTATGCAGCAAACCCAGGCGCAGCTACGCTTGGAAACCTGGTCACGTTtagactggggggaaggggcacagcAAGGATCCCAGGCTTCGGCGCCTCTCTGACACTTATGTGGAACCTCCCCCCCGCAGCAGTCCAGTGCTGCTAACCCTGGGGGTCACGTTAAGATCAGCTCCCTTAGTGAGGCCATGGCTTTTCATCTATAGTTTCAATGTTGTTGATTTTTTCAGCCTGCGTAAAGACAAACCCACTAGACTAAAGTTATGgctcccccagcctgggccatccccagcagccagagcccggcGCAATCAGAAGAGGAACGCCAGCCTTTTCCGAAGCACGCACTCACTTTGGGGGAGCCCTAGCCGAGGCCCCAGCGGTGCAGGGGACCTGCCCGTAAGCCTGTGCACTGCGACCCAGATTTACCAGCCCCATCATGTGCTGCGAGGGAAGGGAGTGTCCCGAGACACTCAGACGAGACCGGTTGTGATCATGTCCCGGCTTTAATGTCACTTTGTCATGTAACATGTCTTAAACAGAACTCACCCCCCAAAACTGTCTGAGCCCTGGGCTTTCAGTCAGAGGTGCCGACTTTCTAATgcgccaggggtgtgtgtgtgtgtgtgtgtgtgaccccccCACTATGCCcctggccctgtccccactccatcccttatCCCTaaaccccccatccccaccctgcctcttcctgccctgttccacccctcccccaagagtGCCAGGCTCTCGCTTgtccaccctcccctctcccccccagcatctcctgcactgggagggaggtggaggtgtTGATTGGTGGGGCCTGCCAGCAGGCAGGACACACTgagggggggagctgatggggggctgccagtgcgtgctcagcacccaccattttttttccaatgggtgcttcagccctggagcacccatggagttggtgccttCCTGATCAAAGCCAGTGGGGTGACCACCAGCGTGTCCTctcatttttcccacccatgtgcggaacgAATTGTGTTATGTGCACctatatggaggtgatgtgtgacacgaccctgtgtgacacatcacctcatATTGGTGCACctaaaattcatgtggtgggggtggggccgagggatttggagtgtgggagggggctcagggctggggcagagggttgggtgtcggggctccggctggggatgcgggctctggggtgaggctggggatgagcggctcagggctggggcagaggattggggtatGGGGGTGAGGGTCCctgctggggatgcaggctctgggatggggatgaggggtttggggtgcaggagggagctccccccagctctcactccctgcggcagctccggggctggggccgtgGGCTAGGTGCCTCTCCCTGTGGCCACGGAAGGTCCaggatggggctggggccgggggaggggcattTCTTCCCCAGCTgcggcaggtctggggctgggggagaggaatctctccccgccacagccctgagcgcctgcgtggcgcttaataggctgctgcgtggccgcgcagcttagagggaacgtAGGTGACCACGCTCGGCCCTGCTAGCCACTGATGGTGTGGGGGAAAGCCCCCCGAGCAGGGTTATTTGCACTGGGGTAACAACTGTGCCCAGGTGCTCAGCTGTGAGGATAAGGGCTTTTCCTGTAGCCGTACCGTACGGTCGGAGGCCTTTTCCTTGAGTAAGCAGCAGCCGTGAGCGAAGAAGCAGGAAGCCACATCCTCACCTACCGGGCTGTAAAGGCGGCTGTTGTCCCAGTAGCACCCACCATCACCAGagaaaaaacctgcagctggttAAAGAAAACGTCGTTTGAAGCATCCTGGGTGGCAAGGAACCACGTCTCAGCAGTTGTGATTGTAAAACCTCCACTTCGATTGTTTTGCCATTACGGTCCCTACGTCGCTATAGTTtatctggttctttgattgttccGGTCTGTTGCATGCCTAATTGTGTTCGGTGTAAAACAATCATGTtggtggggtatgattggttaaagaattaTTTTACACTAGGTTAGGATTGGTTAGGGAATTGGTtagtaatattttagtaaaatgacTGGTGAGAGCACAGCTAAGCAGGACTCTGGTTTCACTGTATAAACCGGGggccaaaaggaagttctttgggacCCAGCCcaggatcagagctgccagatctCAGCACCCAGCCAATGCCACCGGGCAGAGACTGGAGTCCCCGGGTGACCTGAGCCTGCCTGGCCAGCAGGGATGTCTCCTGGCAAGCGGTGAGCACTGTGTGCTCATTGGGTTTGGTAACTGTGAATAACTAGAAGTGAAGGCTATTGCTGTGCGAGGCACTATCACTGGGGAAAGATCCTGAAAACCCAGAGAAGAGTtcgccctgagccctaggaatggGATACAGGTTGGTGCCTAAATCAAGAGGGTTACGCCTTGAGTTCTAGGAACTGTTGCTGGTTTGGGGAGTGCCAGCTGAGCAAAGGCATATGAGGAGTTAAGGGGTGGGGCAGCCATGttgtgggaggggagttggggggccgagtttggggggaatggggcagggagcccCCAGGCGGTGCAACGGCTGAGCGAGCCCGGTGGTGGGGTCAGCTGAGGATGCTTCGTACCCCACCCTGGcgagggctggctggctggggagggcaccGGGCGCAGCCTGCAATGGGGCGGGGGCTCCAGCATGGAtagcggaggggggaggggggaaggggacaggtcagtgcccgggggagggggggtgtcccCTGACCCTTCACTGCAAAAcagcccatccccaccccaacccgACGCCTGAGATGGAGGGAATAGGTCAGTGCGAGGGGGGCAGGGTCCCCAATAGGCCACACTGTGAAATAGCAACCTCTGTCCCACCATCTGCAAGCCAGCtgctgagggagggaggaggaaaccttCCAGCTGCACCTTTGCTgctcccctgaccccagcccccccccaaaaaaaccctcttccagccctgcccccaaactccccctaCACATGCTCTGCGCGCCGGCTCTGCTTGGCAGGGCCAGTGGCTGGGCTGTGGGCCCTGGGGCTGCGCTgaagggccagggctgggggggagtggaaagatgcagcctgggggggggcaatgcccctAATGCCCCCTCGATCTCCGCCCCTGGCTGTGACATCACAAATGTCGCTCTGATGCGGCGCAGGGAACGCGCTCCCGGGAAATGCTGCGGGTTGGGGCAAACGTGTCTACGGGATCCTTGTGGCAGGGCAGCAGCACAGCACTCAACGTGCGCTTACTGCGGGGCTGGGGGGTCCCCCAACGAAACCTCCCTCGCTAAGCCCaatgcaagggggaggggacaggggttTCTACCTGGGGGGGCAGTTTCAAGAGGCTAGCGGTTCATTGCCCCGTGAcccccttctaacaacaaaaatgactacgcGACCCCAGGCCTGGAAACGTccgagccccacccccctggggggaccaaagcccaagggcCTCAACTCTGCGCGGGGGAATCGTCGCCTCGGGAGGGGGGGTCACTTGTCCCAGATTTCTGGGCGGGGGCTCCAGCCGCTTCTTGTTTGGACTGTTCAGAGCAGCCCCGAGACACTGAACCTGGCCCTCGCCAAGGCTGCCGAAAGGTTTTGCTCCTGGCCCCGGCCCGCTGGAGCTGGGCGTATTTGTCTCACCATCTTTTTCAGCCCCTGCTAcccactccccccactccacccccccgcGACTGGGTCTGTGGGGTTTGTCCTGCCTCTCTggctggtttctctctctctcccccctcccccccacgactcctgggtctgtggggTTTGTCCTGCCTCCCTGGCTggtttctccccccgcccccccgtcaGCCCCTCCTGATGTTCTCTCTGGTCCTTAGACTTTATTCCTttgcctggctcctgccccctgccccggtTCACAGCTCTCCATCTTCAGGCCTATTGTCTCAGCCGTTCCCCCCAcctcgctccctgccccctcacgCCATCCCCCAGCCTGTCTCCCCCCCAGGGCGGGGGAGTAGAGGGTCAAGCTGCTGGCTGGCAAGGGGATGTGGGCTCCCGTTGGGCAGGTGACCGGGCCACACGGGCCAGCGGGGACAGTGTGGCCACCTCAGGGCTGAGGGCATGGAGCTGGGAAAGGGGCCAAGCCGAGCGGAGGGGACTGCCGCACAGGAGATGGCCCCCAACAAAGGAAAGTGGGATCACCTCAGAACAGGGGGGTAGGAGGGGACGGAAAGAACCAACCCACCCTAGCAGGCAGGAGGTGCCAGAAAGGGGGGCAGCCGCCCcagtgggcaggaggggcagaCCCTCAAGACCTCAGCAGCCAGGGGCGTGCAGCAGAGCTCCTTGCCTGCACCCAGAAGCCAGTGGCCAGCAGAcagctggggagggcagcctgcaACCCAcagcccagccacagccagacccCGCAGGAGGCAATAACCTGCATGAACAGGGCTCAAGTCCCTGCTGTGTGGGCTGGGCTCTGCTCCAGGAACCTGACCCCACCATTGAGGGAGCGATCGTCTCAGAACTGGGGTGCCTGTCCAGACTCGCTGAgcaccatggtcccttctggccttaccaGCCCCGCAGAACCCCAGCAGTGGGGGCAGTGCGAGGCCCTTCCCCGGGGACTTCCCTGGGGGAAAGGGACCGAGCCCTTTCAAAGGAGCGCAGCCCCCGCAGTGCAGCCCGGGCTGCTATTCCAGCCAAGCCAAGAACCGCTCCAGGCGTTCGTGTCCATTCCCCCAAATGCCTGACGAAAGGCATGTCCGGCTCTGGCAGCCGCATGGCCCGAGCAGCGGCGCGGTTCCATCTCCCCAGGCAGACAGGGGGACGTTCATTAGTTGATTTTCAGCATTCAAATGTGACTCCAAAGTACAGCCTCTCCATCTGCTCACCTCCTATCTCCACGCTCAGCCACTCACAGCCAGTGCCATTTCCAAGGCTAGCGCTCTCCGGCCCGCGCCCCAGAGCCCTCGGGCCGCATGCACGGCGTGGAGCACACGTCGCACTGGTTCCTGCTGGACGGGTCAGATGGTGACGTCTGTACCAGGATTCCACCGGCTGAAGTCTTTGCGGCACTGCTGGGTGTCCCGCGCGGCCGCTCTCGCGCACGCTGAGCTCTTCGGGAGGCTGTTTTGAAGAGTTGCATGAAGCCAAACAGCAgcagctattcctccccccccaccccccgaggtCCTATTGCACAAGACAGCACTCTGTCCCCTCAGCCTACACATGCATCATCCCTCTGCTCCACCGAGCGTGTCCGCTGGCACCCTCAGCAATGGGCGCGAGGCTTTTCCGGTGAACGGGCTAAGAGCAAAGTGGAGGTGGCAGGTGCTGGGATTAGAGGGGAACATTGCATCTCCTTGTTGCTACAAGTGAGAAGCTGGATAGTTCCAGGTCAGAGGGCGCAGAGGTTAGGCAGAAACGGAGGATGGAGGTGGATTGGCACGGCCTGTTGTTTTGCCAGCCACGTGTCTCTTCCTCATGGGCTCTCGCACGTTTCTTTGCAACAAACAGTAGCAGCAGTGAGCCTCCCTTCAAACCACACTCAGGAACGTGCTATTTGCCAGGATGAAAATACCCCAGCTTCTGTGCCATGCCTAGGTGTGGCTTGGCGAGGCACAGGCTGGCCAATGGGCCGAGTAGCACAGGTATTTCCCACCCCGGCAAACAGCTTCAACCTGTAGGATGAAGGGGTCTGGTGTTTATTTTTAGCCCGGAACATCCAtagttgggggagtggggggattaAGATGTGGGCTCCACTGAACACACAGGTGCATAACGAACATGCGAGAATACAGCCCCATTTGTGTTGGATTCTCTCAATCTCTTTGCAGCGTTACTGCCCTCAGCCTGCGGCCTTGTCACATCTCACAAAATGAAGCAGTGCCCGGCGGTTAAGTGGACGGGACACGCAGGGAGCTCTGAGTCACGACAGAAGGAACACTCCACCATGGCGTTACGGAGCGCCGTGCTGTGGCCAACGCCATCTTTCCGCTGCTGCAACCCCAAGTTCGGAGATCCACCCACTGCCAAGCCGGGGGCAGGATACAAGACGCACTAGCGCAGAGagaagagtttggggtgcagaaagcAGTGGAGTTCTTCCTGGGAGAAGGGACCAGATTAAACAATACCTGCCTAAGCTGCCCGAGTCGGCCCCCCGTGGCGTGGAAACCGGCAGGGCTCATGGGACAGGCTTTCCAGGAGGTAGAAAAGGGCCAGTGTCACAGACCGAGACAGGGAAGGGATATCTGAGGGCCTCTTGCCAGTTCTCAGGATCCAGTGTAGTTCCAGGACTGCAGGGCCTGGGACCCTGCTGGCCGCACAGGTCTGAACaccctggggaagaggaggatatGGCCTGGAGAAGAAATGCTGTCTGTCTCGACTTCACTACAGGGAAGGGATCGTAAGTACGTGTTAGGGAAAGCAGGTGAACTGAAACCTGACTCGCCGAGGGGGCTGCTCccaggggctggtgggtcagtTCTCTGCAGGGCAGAGTGAAAGTGAAACGTACAAAAGTCTCTTGGAGcagagaagagggaggaaaaTCAACACTCTCTCAGCCTGAGAAAACTTGCCAGTGTGTATTTCATTAAGAAATCTCTGATGGTCTCTAAATCTCTGAAGGTcggtggccttcacaacatcccctggcagcgagttccacaggttgacggtgcGTTGGGTGAAAAAAtccttcctttggtttgttaaataaataaataaatttaacaaaccaaaggaaggatttttttcaccCAACgcaccgtcaacctgtggaactcgctgccaggggatgttgtgaaggccaagactatagcagggcTCAGAAAAGAACTAGGCATCTCGGGTGAAGGGGGAGGAAAATCAACACTCTCTCAGCCTGAGAAAACTTGCCAGTGTGTATTTCATTAAGAAATCTCCGATGGTCTCTAGTGTAGCCCCACACTGCAGCTAACAATTACAGTCCTCTTGCCCAGGGAGAATCCTGGGAGCAGACGAGCTGGGGGCCGTTGGGGTTCGGGAGCAGAGGAGCGGGGGCCGTTGG carries:
- the LOC128832254 gene encoding zinc finger protein 3-like — its product is MGNTPYKCIACGRSFRLSSALLRHQRSHAEQIPRHPTDCGESFQQRSAFARPQRIHWAEKRYECADWGKAFGQSSELIRHQGLHTGKRPYMCSECGKSFSWSSTLGAHRRIHPGERPHQCRECGERFNWSTTLLVHQMSHTGQRPYKCTECGKGFSHSSALVQHQIMHTGERPWTCSGCEKSFGQSKSLLAHQRSHTGNRPYGCSACGKGFQRSAELL